The sequence below is a genomic window from Macaca nemestrina isolate mMacNem1 chromosome 13, mMacNem.hap1, whole genome shotgun sequence.
GTAATTCACAATTTTACAAGTTGAGGCATACACAGCTGGTTTTTATTACTGaaaatgatttccttttctgCAAATCATTTAAGAAAAAGAGTGTAAAAAAGACTTTCAAGCCTTTAATCTGGGAAGCAATCACTTTGCCAAAGAGGTAAAGTAATGACAACTTTGTAGCTCTAGTAATTGTTCCAAAAATCAAGAGGAATGCAAAAACTGCACCCGTACTCCATTAACTAAATCCTCCTGACCTATCTATGGAAACATAAAATGACCCAATTTTCTTAGCTATCTTGTTACATATCACCACCCTTCGCTATTGATTAACAGCAGTTTCTTTTGAAGATGGAATACAGTATATTAACATTAAGgactacaataaataaaatgccaTAAAATAACTACAAAGTTGATATGCTTTAAATTAGCAAAATGCACATAATAGAGTATAGCACACTCCATAAAACACAGCATCAACactaaaaaccaaaagcaaagcaTCTCTCACTTACCATTTGTGGATCATTCGATCGGCTCACCCAACCAGATATTAACTTTAAAGTTTCCCTTTTTACAGTTCGCATACTTCTAATCAATGGTTGCTTTGTAACCATTTCACCTACAAAATAGAATCAAATGGAATCTAATTTTACCACTAAAATTATACAGCGGTACTCAGGTGTACATTAGATGCAATTCCATTTTACCATTAAAAAGTTTAAAGCCAAAACTACACAAGATTTATTGGGAAAATAAGCTTTAAGActaattttaaaagggaaaggtacacataactattttaaatatgtgtaggGTCATCTGGGAAATGGGAGGTCTGATTTAAATCTGtgaaaaatatcaaatgtttGACTTGAGGCAGTAGAAGAGAAGTGTTTATACTGCATCGTATAAGAAATCAGAATCACCTACCATTAGCTTGGATAGCTGCAGAAATATTTTCACTGAGGCACTTGTATACATTAAGCATATCTAAATAAATTCTTCCAAGCTGAATTACAAAGGGGTGTCCCACAGCTTTGCAGGCTCTCACATTTGTCTTCAAAATGCTACCAAGCTGCTTGACTGTTTCAGGATCTTTCAGTATATCCACattcttggaggaaaaaaagcaaattccaTTTATCATGTAAGAATTATCCACATAacggccaggtgaggtggctcacacctataatcccagcactttgggaggctgagtcaggcacatcaccctgaggtcgggagttcaagaccagcctgaccaacacgtagaaaccctctctctactaaaaatacaaaatcagccaggcatggtggcgcttgtttgtaatcccagctacttggaaggctgaggcaggagaattgcttgagcctgggaggcagaggctgcagcgagccgagatcatgccattgcactacagcctgggcaccaagagtgaaactccgtctcaaaaaaaaaaaaaaaaattatccacatAATTACTGAAACAAAAGCCATTACACTTCCCTTACCCTAAATCATATTTATAATCCCAAAtggtaaaaacaaacacaaaagcctTTTTGTCCATATCTACCTAAgaatgaagtaaaatattttttgagacggagtctcgtttattcgcccaggctggagtgcagtggcgtgatcttggctcactgcaagctctgcctcctgggttcacgccattctgtctcagcctcctgagcacagctgggacttacaggtgcccggtgccacgcccagctaatttttgtacttttagtagagacggagtttcactgtgttagccaggatggtctggagctcctgaccttgtgatctgcctgactcggcctcccaaagtgctgggattacaggcgtgagccaccgcgcccggcccagattttcaggttttttttgagatggagtcttgctctgtcgactaggctagagtacagaggctcgatctcggctcactgcaacctctgcctctttgggttcaagtgattctcctgcctcagcctcctgagtagctgggattacaggcatgtgccaccaagcccagctaatttctgtatttttagtagagatagggtttcgccatgctggctaggctgatctcgaacttctggcctcaggtgatccgcccgcctcagcctcccaaaatgctaggattacaggcgtgagccaccacgcctggcccagataATAAAATGTACAAAGCCACACATAAAAGCACTTACGGATCACACATACATGTTTAAAGGCTTGAATTCAATATATTTGTAAGGAACACAGTCTTCTTAAATCCCatgaaaactttaagaaaaagtaGAATACTTACTTTGGTTGCCTGCTGGATTATACTATCCCACACTTGATTAGGGAGTAACATGTACTTTTCTATCAAGTGTTCTTGTACTGTTTGATCTGTTTGTGCACCAATCATGTACCCCACAGCTTCATAAAACGTATGaacctattttaaaaagcagacattttaacttttatgttcttATACACCCTAATAAGGAAAACCACACACAAGCAATTCACACACAAGCAACTCAAATATCTTGAAACTGATTTTGGCCCAGGTGCGGTggatcactcctgtaatcccagtactttgagaagctgaggcaggccaatcacttgagttcaggagttgcagaccagcctgaccaacgtggtgaaacaccatctcttctacaaatacaaagaaattagccaggcatggtggcaagtgcctatagttccagttacttgggaggcttgaattgcttgaacctgggaggcagaggttgcagtgagccaagattataccacagcactccaacctgggtgacagaggtagactccatctcaaaacaaaacaaacaaataaacaaacaaaacccaaaccaggcatggtggtggctcatgcctgtaatcccaatactttgggaggccgaggcgggcggatcacaaggtcaggagtttgagaccagcctgaccaacatggagaaaccccgtctctactaaaaaggcaaaagtcaactgggcgtggtggcacgcacctgttaATCTCAGCCactgaggaggagaatcacttaaccccaggaggctgcagtgagcagagattgtgccactgcactccagcctagactctatgatagagggagactccgtcacacacacacacacacacaccccccccaaaaacaaaaacaaaaatctgtctCACTATGAAAATTTAATCAggccgggcatcgtggctcacacatataaaataattttgggaggctgaggctagcgtatcgcttgaagctaggagttcaagacaagccttggcaaaaccccatctctaccaagggGGGAGAAAAAGGCTAGCTGGGTGTGAAggcggtgcacgcctgtagtcccagctacccacgaggctgaggtgggaagatcacctgagcctgggagttcaaggctgcagtgagttgtaattgtgccattgcacttgagcctgggcaacagagtaataCCCTGTtctcaaggaaaaaagaaagtttaatcaGAAACACTTCTATTGGATCCAACAGTTGCCTTCCTATTTCCACTGATACATACAGATTGATACAGGTGTTACTTTCTAAAAATAACATATGCTCAGTGCTTAACATACCTGTTGAGGCTGAAGATCACAAATAATAGTGTTAATGTTGTTCAAAATTTCATCAATAAATGGCATCACTTCTCCAACCTGAACCTGAACGAAATGCCTGCGGCATTTTTGAGCTATTTTAATGAAAGTATCACAAGCCATGTCCTGGACTCCATCATGGGTCTCTAACAAGacaaaaacattcatttattttgttcaataaaaataaaaacaaaatatagtaaaGAAAGAGATTTACCATGCATGAATTCGAACAGCTTGTTAACTACAGTCTTCAAAAATTTCCAGTGAGCTCTCAAAAATCGTGGATATTGACCTACTATGTACATGATATTTGATGCAATAATAGCTTTATTATCTTTGCCTCTTTTCTGTTCACATAATCCTAATAGATCCTGTAAATAAGACAGATTTATATCATTTATTGTAACAACATAATACTTATTTAGCAATTCTAATTCATACCTATCCCTTGCATACCTTTATAACAGTAACAAGAAATCGTTTTTCATCCTCTTCATGCATTGCTCCACTAATGGAGCCTATTGCCCAACACAATGTATTCAAATTTTTCCACGACCACTCTGTACCATTCACTTGATTGTGAAGCTTCTCTGTCATTATTCTTTCTGTATCTACATAATCCAGATGAGTAAGATAAACTacgaaaaaaaaattgtttcaaatgCAAATAATGAGCAAAGAGTTTTACCAATGAATAAcatgtttagaaaatatttagaaactacagtacattttctaaaatatatttctacccCAGAATAAATTTATAAAGGTAAAGATTAACAGTATTTATTAACTTACCTAATGTTTCCCTCATATTCTTATACAAATTTATGGAATCTGTATCCTTCATGAATTCTCTCACAACTTCTCCTTGATCATTCTCTACAACCAATACTTCCTCTGGTTTAGCCATTCGACTAACCATTAATAAACGGACCTATATTCAACAATAAATCAATCAAGAAAAAATCATTAGATCACTGAAATCATTAGTGTAGAAGcttagttaaaaacaaaaccaaaaaaacccacaggCCAGCCATGTGAAGggattcatgcctataattctaacTATTCCGGAGGCAGTTCTTTCTAGACCTGTTgtggccaggaatttgagaggagcctgagcaacacagtgacacccaatctctaaaacaataaaaatactggGGCTTAAAGCACAACAGAAAaaactatgtaaatataaataaagtaaaactaaaaaatttaaaattagctggggatggtagTGCTTGCCTGCAACcagttacttgggatgctgatgcaagagaattgcttcagcctagGATTTCAagattgtagtgagctatgaccatgccactgcactccaacctgagccacagagcaagaccctgtctccaaaagaagaaaatttttcacTGTAATTCTACAAAAATGGCTTTACAATTATTTAAGTGtgttttaatgtgatttttttttaagccaactTTTGTTACAGGAGTTTCCTGTGTCTCACTTCTAGACTCTGGTTCAGTAGATTGGCAGGTGGCCAATGAATTTTGCCTAACAAAATCACAAGCGACGTTGATACTGAGAGAAGGATCACACTCTTGAGAACCAAGGTTCTAGACTCAATTCCTTTCATGTTCTAGTTTTCCACACTCATGGAGAAGTTGTTGGGCTCTCTTTTCGTAGCTAATTTATTTAGATAGATTAGAAGTATTTGCATTCAGACCTCAAAACCACAGCAAGCAACAGGAAGAACACTCAACCAACCACTCTGTTACCTTGAATAACATGGGCAAATATAGCTGTCTCCTGGGAGGAACATCAAAATGTTGACTTCCAGATAGCAACGGAGAGGCAGATGTAGAGAATGGACTCTCTCTATAGAGTTCAGCAGCCAAATGATTCCAGTATTCAAGacaaattttaaagatttcagTTTCTTCTACTTCAGATACCAACAACATATAATGAAGGGCCTACAGAGAAgaccaaaactattaaaaaataattcttaaacatTACCAACTTCAAATTGCTTTTCACTTGTTACACcttaagggaaaataaaaattcatgttttattCATCACAACTTAGATTTCAATACTTATCAGACAGTAAACTCTGGAATAACTCTGCTTCTTCTGACATGCCCTAAAGCACTTCAAAAATCTCTCACATAGTTGTTGatcaatatgtatttttatcatGTCTCCTAATGGaatgacatttatttaaaaggcCTTGAGTGCCAATAGGCAAGTGGTATCAACAACACAAAGGTACCATTACAGAGGAGAGAACAAACAAAATACGGAATATTCTTACAATgaaaatattactcagccatgatAAAAAGTGAGGTATTGATACAGGTTACAACATGGAAGAACATTGAAAACACAATGCCaaataaaagaaaccagacaaaaaaggtcaaaaaaagaaaaaggtcacATGTATGATTCCCTTTATATGGTATAATCAGAATAGATacatctacagagacagaaaccaAAATAATGGTTGCCAGAAGTTGGGGAGAGAACAAAGGAGAAAGTGACTGTTTTATAGGTAAAGGGTCATCtttgagtgatgaaaatgttttggatcTAGGTATTAATGGTGGTATAACATTGTATATATACTAATACACCactgaagagtgtgtgtgtgtatatatttatgttatatatatatatatatatatatatatatatatatatatatatatatatgtattttcttccttcagacagaatcttgctctgtcacccaggctggagtgcagtactgtgatcttggctcactgcaacctcagtctcctgggctcaagcaattctcgtgcctcagcctcctgagtagctgggattacaggcacgtgacaccacgcccagctaatttttttgtatttttaatagagatggagtttcaccatgtaggccaggctggtctcaaactcctgcctctgcctcccaaagtgctgggattacacgctgAATTGTGTATCTTTAAATGAACAAATGTATGTTATTtgaattaaaagtgaaattttaaaataaggtctTTGGAATTTTAACCTTAGAAATGATATAATAATTAGtaatttaattttgattataaATGTTTAGTCCTAGGCTTTATGGAGAACATAAAATCAGAAAACTGGGCTTATGACTGTAATTCGGAATTAAGAATATATATCATGCACAGGTCAAGTATTAAGTAATAAGAAATCTCAAAAGGtacatacattttagaaaaaaggCACTTTTAAGAGTTATTAGTAGGTAGAGCAGAATTTTAGGAGCAAAGGCTCCACACAGCTTACCTCCATAAGAGTTTCCCTGAGATTTAATCTTTTTTCTATAAGTTGATCATGTTCCTTAAGAAAGGTGCAGAGAAACAAACTGAGATTTTGAATGAAGTTCTGTTCATCATCTTTTCCATTTGAGTACGCAAGTCGAATATTGGTATTTAAAGGAAGCATCTGCAAATTTAAAAAGGGATGATCAGTTTGCATTTCATAAAACAACaaaagacatttatattttattattattatttttgagacaaggtctcactctgtccaggctagagtgcagtagtatgatcacagcatattgcagcctccacctcctaggctcaatcaGTCTCAgcacctcccaaatagctggaaccacaggcatgtgccatgacacccagctaattttttaaaaagtttttgtagagaccgtatcttgttatgttgtccaggctggtcttgaactcctggctcaagcaatcttcccaacttagcctcccaaagtgctgggattaaaagtgtaagctactgcacccagccaacactaTTATTTTTAAGCCCTAAGATCCCAACACCCTTTTGCTAATATTAAACCACATATAGAACTCCTAGGTCCGGTATACCTATTCTTGTATCTCTAAGACCTAGATTTTGACTCttctcaaataaattaaattgcaactagtggccgggcgcggtggctcacgcctgtaatcccagcactttgggaggccgaggcgggcggatcacaaggtcaggagatcgagaccacggtgaaaccccgtctctactaaaaatacaaaaaattagccgggcgcggtggcgggcgcctgtagtcccagctactcaggaggctgaggcaggagaatggcgtaaacccaggaggcggagcttgcagtgagccgatatcgcgccactgcactccagcctgggcgacagagcgagactccgtctcaaaaaaaaaaaaaaaaaaaaaaaaattgcaactagTAAGGCCGCTATCACAGCCTTTACATTTTTTCTAGTATTGGACTTAATCCCTTTCTCACTGacactgaaaatgtaaaaataatgaattaattcattcagatcac
It includes:
- the LOC105465108 gene encoding exportin-1 isoform X2, which produces MILVQILKQEWPKHWPTFISDIVGASRTSESLCQNNMVILKLLSEEVFDFSSGQITQVKSKHLKDSMCNEFSQIFQLCQFVMENSQNAPLVHATLETLLRFLNWIPLGYIFETKLISTLIYKFLNVPMFRNVSLKCLTEIAGVSVSQYEEQFVTLFTLTMMQLKQMLPLNTNIRLAYSNGKDDEQNFIQNLSLFLCTFLKEHDQLIEKRLNLRETLMEALHYMLLVSEVEETEIFKICLEYWNHLAAELYRESPFSTSASPLLSGSQHFDVPPRRQLYLPMLFKVRLLMVSRMAKPEEVLVVENDQGEVVREFMKDTDSINLYKNMRETLVYLTHLDYVDTERIMTEKLHNQVNGTEWSWKNLNTLCWAIGSISGAMHEEDEKRFLVTVIKDLLGLCEQKRGKDNKAIIASNIMYIVGQYPRFLRAHWKFLKTVVNKLFEFMHETHDGVQDMACDTFIKIAQKCRRHFVQVQVGEVMPFIDEILNNINTIICDLQPQQVHTFYEAVGYMIGAQTDQTVQEHLIEKYMLLPNQVWDSIIQQATKNVDILKDPETVKQLGSILKTNVRACKAVGHPFVIQLGRIYLDMLNVYKCLSENISAAIQANGEMVTKQPLIRSMRTVKRETLKLISGWVSRSNDPQMVAENFVPPLLDAVLIDYQRNVPAAREPEVLSTMAIIVNKLGGHITAEIPQIFDAVFECTLNMINKDFEEYPEHRTNFFLLLQAVNSHCFPAFLAIPPTQFKLVLDSIIWAFKHTMRNVADTGLQILFTLLQNVAQEEAAAQSFYQTYFCDILQHIFSVVTDTSHTAGLTMHASILAYMFNLVEEGKISTSLNPGNPVNNQIFLQEYVANLLKSAFPHLQDAQVKLFVTGLFSLNQDIPAFKEHLRDFLVQIKEFAGEDTSDLFLEEREIALRQADEEKHKRQMSVPGIFNPHEIPEEMCD